CCGCGACCCTCACCATCACCTGTGCGTCCGAATCCGCGTCCACGCTCCGTTCCAACCCCGTTGCCTTCCGGAAGTTGCGGGCCCTCTGCGCTTTGAAGCCGATGGGGGGCCCCGGGTACAGTTTTTGGCGTGGCCACCCGCTTCCGCCCCCCACCGCCCTCCGCCGAGCGCACCCCCTGGGAGGACGCAGGGGAAGAGGCCCCGTCCGGTCCGCCGGAGCTGCTGCCGGGCGAGTTCCCGGGGGCCGAGGCGCCCGTCCCGGTCTCCCCCGAGCGGGGCTCTTCCCTGCCACCCACCAGCCCCACGCCCCCCCTGGGGCTCCCGCTGCCGCTGATGGCCTTGGTGGAGCAGGCCCGCCGGGAGGAGCCGGGCGAGCGGCAGCGGCAGCTGGCGCTGCGCATCAACCAGACGCTGGCGAAGATGGCCAGCGGCGAGGGGGGCCGGCCGGTGGCGGACGTGTTCCACCGGCTCATCGAGGGCGGCATGCTCGAGGGCCTGGAGGACGAGACGGGGCAGCGCTGTCTGGAGGCCGCCGTCCAGGGGCTCCTGTCCCTGGGGTTTCCCTATGCCCTGGAGGTCCGGCCCGAGGACCTGGAGCGGCTCCACGCCCCCCCACCGGTGCCGTCCTCCCCGGGCCTGGGCCTCAAGCCCACCGCGGCGGCGATCGCCGGAGGGGGGGCCGCCGGGCAGGTGGCCCTGGAGCTTCTGACGTCGGGAGCCCTCTCTACAGAGGTCACGCTGCAGGTAGGCGCGCTGCTGGCGGCGCTGGTGCCCGTGCTGCTGAGCGCCCCGAAAACCGCACTGCGCTATGGCGGGCTGGCCGTGCTGCTGCTGGTGTCCGTGACCGAAATATTTCTAGGCTTTTCGCCCAGTTATGCTGGGCTGCTGTCCGGGCTGGCGGGGCTGGTGGCCTGTCTCCTGATCGCTGTCCGCGAGGGCTGAGCTGTTCTGGGTCCACCCGCATGTCAGAGGGGTGGACTAGGGTCTACCCAACGCGTATTAAAGCGTGCCGCGTTCTGAACGCGGGTTCAGGTGGGCCGGGGTGGCCCACCGCATACAACTGGAGGAGTAGTCAGATGGCCGTGAATTCAGAGAAGGAGAAGGCGATCGAGTTGGCGATGTCCGCTGTCGAGCGCCAGTTCGGCAAGGGTTCCATCATGCGGCTCGGCAAGGACGAGCCGCTCATGCGTGACATTCAGGCCATCTCGACCGGATCGATCTCGCTCGACATCGCGCTGGGTGTGGGAGGCGTTCCGAAGGGACGCATCATCGAGATCTTCGGGCCGGAGTCCTCCGGTAAGACGACGCTGTGCCTCCACATCGTCGCCGAGGCGCAGAAGCGTGGCGGCATCTGCGGCTACATCGACGCGGAGCACGCCCTCGACGTGGGCTACGCCCGCAAGCTGGGGGTGCGCACCGACGACCTGCTGCTCAGCCAGCCGGACACGGGGGAGCAGGGGTTGGAGATCGCCGAGATGCTGGTGCGCTCGGGGGCCATCGACGTGCTGGTGGTGGACTCGGTGGCGGCGCTGGTGCCGAAGGCCGAGCTCGAGGGGGAGATGGGCGATGCGCACATGGGTGTGCAGGCCCGCCTGATGAGCCAGGCGTTGCGCAAGCTCACGGGCACCATCTCCAAGAGCCAGACCTGCGTCATCTTCATCAATCAGATCCGCATGAAGATCGGCGTCATGTTCGGCAACCCGGAGACGACCACGGGCGGCAACGCGCTGAAGTTCTACGCGTCGCAGCGCCTGGACATCCGCCGCATCGGCGCCATCAAGAATGGCGAGAACGTGGTGGGCAGCCGCACCCGCGTGAAGGTGGTGAAGAACAAGGTCGCGCCTCCCTTCAAGGAGGTGGAGTTCGACATCATGTACGGCACCGGCATCTCGCGCGAGGGAGACCTCATCGACCTGGCCTCCAACGAGAACATCGTCGAGAAGAGCGGCAGCTGGTTCGCCTTCAAGGGGGAGCGCATCGGTCAGGGCCGGGAGAACGCGAAGGACTACCTGCGCGAGCATCCGGACACCTACAAGGAGATCGAAGCGCGCGTGCTTGAGAAGTACGGCGTCATCAAGCCCGCGGCCGCCGCGGTACCGGAAGAGCCTGAGCCTTCGGGTGAGGGTGAGAAGCGTCCGCGCGTGAAGGCCGTGAAGTAAGCTGACGCCGCGTGTGAAGTTCCCGGGGCGGTCCCTCGCGAGGGGGGCCGCCCCGCTTCATTTTGAGGCGCGGCGCGTCACACGGATGTTTTGTCCTTGGACAAGGGAAGCGCCATAGACTTGCGCGCCCGCGAAAGGCCGCAGGGCCCGCGCACTGGAGGATTCCTTGTCCCAGAAACTGCATCGCCGCACCATTCTTCAGTCC
This window of the Stigmatella erecta genome carries:
- the recA gene encoding recombinase RecA — its product is MAVNSEKEKAIELAMSAVERQFGKGSIMRLGKDEPLMRDIQAISTGSISLDIALGVGGVPKGRIIEIFGPESSGKTTLCLHIVAEAQKRGGICGYIDAEHALDVGYARKLGVRTDDLLLSQPDTGEQGLEIAEMLVRSGAIDVLVVDSVAALVPKAELEGEMGDAHMGVQARLMSQALRKLTGTISKSQTCVIFINQIRMKIGVMFGNPETTTGGNALKFYASQRLDIRRIGAIKNGENVVGSRTRVKVVKNKVAPPFKEVEFDIMYGTGISREGDLIDLASNENIVEKSGSWFAFKGERIGQGRENAKDYLREHPDTYKEIEARVLEKYGVIKPAAAAVPEEPEPSGEGEKRPRVKAVK